In Mobula hypostoma chromosome 12, sMobHyp1.1, whole genome shotgun sequence, one DNA window encodes the following:
- the LOC134354831 gene encoding growth arrest and DNA damage-inducible protein GADD45 alpha-like isoform X2, with amino-acid sequence MTFEELAGDQKADRMDVVGKALEEVLSSALAQGCMTVGVYEAAKLLNADPDNVVLCLLATDEGDDVDVALQIHFTLIQAFCCENDINIMRVNNMHRLAEILGGMDGADEPKDLHCILVTSQIAPWKDGALNKVTCFCKESRYLDQWVPIINLPER; translated from the exons ATGACTTTTGAAGAACTCGCGGGGGATCAAAAAGCAGATAG GATGGATGTAGTGGGGAAAGCTCTGGAAGAAGTTTTGTCCTCCGCGTTAGCACAAGGCTGCATGACAGTCGGAGTGTACGAGGCAGCGAAACTCCTAAACGC GGATCCTGACAATGTTGTTTTATGTTTGCTTGCCACGGATGAAGGGGATGACGTGGACGTAGCGTTGCAAATTCATTTTACTTTGATACAAGCTTTTTGTTGCGAAAATGACATTAACATCATGAGGGTGAACAATATGCATCGTTTGGCGGAGATCCTCGGCGGGATGGACGGGGCAGACGAACCCAAAGATCTCCATTGCATATTGGTTACA agtcAAATAGCACCATGGAAAGATGGAGCTTTGAACAAAGTCACTTGCTTTTGTAAAGAAAGCCGATACCTCGACCAGTGGGTCCCAATTATTAATCTGCCCGAACGTTGA